Genomic DNA from uncultured Methanospirillum sp.:
CAGCAGGCCCGCTCTCCCAGGTGAGGAGTTACCAGCAGATGGAGATTGCACGTCGTAATGGGAGGGCACTTCCCGGAAGGGGATATCTAACAGGGTGTGGATGTATGTGGAGCAAAATGACTGTCAGGCCGGATGGCATGATGGTTCCCTGCGGAATGCTCTCACATATCGAGCTTGGCAGAATCAATAAAGTCCCATTGCGTGAAGTCTGGCAGTCTCATCCCGAGTTTACCAAGCTCCGGGACAGATATAAAATTCCGCTCTCAACCTTTGATGAATGCAGGAGTTGTGAGTACATCATGACCTGCACCGGAAACTGCCCTGCAAGCAGTTACACCAGGGTTCACGATGTCTATGCACCGAGTCCGGATGGATGCTTAAAGAGGTTTCTTCAGGAGGGGGGCCGCGTCATAGGGATGGATGGGTCGTGATCTCATCCTGCCCGGCCATGGATCTACCCTTTCGCACACAAATCTCATTTGATCTCCAATAATTGAAAAATATTGCTGATTCTCCGGGATATACTATTATGGAAAAAGCTGAATCAATCAAAACAGAAGTCAAAAAGACAATACCTCCGTTAAAGACACTGTACTTTTACCTTACCGGTGACTGCAATATGGCATGTCGTCACTGCTGGATAGCTCCGACGTTTGAAAACTCAGATCGATCGCAGATGTATCTGCCATTCGAACTCTTTACAAAGGTTGTTCGCGAAGGGAAGGAGATGGGAATATCTGGGATTAAACTGACAGGTGGCGAGCCTTTCATACATCCTGATATCATCAATATCCTCCAGTTTATCCGGGATAATGAACTTACCCTTACTATCGAGTCCAACGGGGTTGCACTGACACCAAATCTTGCTGATCTAATCCGTTCATGCAGACGGCCATTCATCTCAATCAGTATCGACGGTTCACGGGAGAGTCATGAATGGATGAGGGGAGTAAAAGGCTCGTTCGAACGGGTCTCACAAGGTGTCCGCTGCCTTGTTGAAACCGGCGTTCACCCCCAGGTGATAATGGCTGTTTCCAAACGTAATCAGCACGAGATAGCGGTACTCGCCAGATATGCCCAGGATCTTGGAGCCTGTTCAGTAAAGTACAACTTCGTCACCCCTACATCACGAGGAGAGACAATGGGGGAGGAAGACGGTGTTATCCCTGTTTCTGAACAGGTATCCCTTGCCCGGTGGATCAAAGATGATCTTCAGAAAGAGATGAAGATTGATCTCATGACCAACCTTCCGATGGCATTTAGCGGGCTGTCATCAATCCTTGGCCCACAGGGAAATTGCGGACGATGCGGTATCTTCTCGATTGTCGGTATCCTTTCAGACGGGAGGTATGCCCTTTGTGGCATCGGGACAAGTATCTCTGAACTCTGCTTTGGTCATGTATCAACAGATTCCCTGAAGAATATATGGGAGGAGACTGGGGTCCTGGGTACAATCCGGAACAGTCTTCCCAAAGATCTGAAAGGTATCTGCTCACACTGTCTGGTCAAAAAAATCTGCCTCGGCCATTGTATTGCAAATAATTACTATACATACAGGGATCTGATGGCCGGGCATAAATTCTGCGAGGAAGCATTCAGGGAAGGTGTTTTCCCGATGACACGATATTGTGAAGGCGGGGTAGAGTAACCCAGACTTATGCTGGTTGACTGGTGAGGGAAGATAGAACGGTCTGGTTATTTGATTCCATCCTTTATTCACCAATCAGCGGTTTCAATCTTTTATCTGGAGAAATGATGGAATACCCAAAAAGAAGGTACTGAGACAGAAATACTGCCACATACCTTTGTATCAATCCTTAATTTGAGTCGCGATATGGGCGGGAAACCTGCGCAGAAGCCCCATTTGTTACACAGTCATATGCAGCGCTCAGGCCAGTACCACATCCGATATCTCCTGCACCACTTACACAGGTATCGATATAGGTATCATTTCCGGTGAGTGAGATCGCCTTTGGGGGCATATATTTTTTGTAGTGGGGATTGATGTCTGAAACTCCTCTTAGTACCATGGTAGTACCTTTGATTTGACTACATATTTAAATATTTATTTGGGAACCCCGGCCATCTGATTTCATCATCGATGGGAAAATTCTCACAAGTAACGAAATTGATTGGAATTTTTACTTTTAGTCCCCTTTCATCGGTGGAATGCCACCCAAAAAACTGACTATGGACTTCTGTCTTCTTGAAAGCCTTGCTGGTGAGACAGATGGCTGGTATGACTTTACAATGTGTATCGGCCGGAGTTCGGTGATGAGGGATTCAAAGGTAGAGATTTCAGGAGTCTGGATCTTTTGAATCCGGTTTAAGATAAGATATTTTATAAGCATAGCCAGAAAGCAGATAAAGAAGACTCCTTTTCGTATCCGTTCTAATCTATACCCCTTAAAGTCTCGTTCCAATTCAGAGATAAACTGGCTCATCTCTTTCTCGAACTCTCCCCGAAGATCTACGAGAGTAAAACAGTCTTCCCAGGTAAAGTTTCCCTGATATAGCACACAACTTCGACCTAACTTCTTTAAGGCAAGGTTCATCTCGTCCTGATCTATCCTGATCTGATACGAGCCGTTATTTTCTGCAATTACGAAAAAACGTCTAAATGGGCCTGAAGCCTCATCTACTAGCTCCTGAATAGTACCCGGGTAATCCCGTGTCTCCTGGATCAGATCACGGACACCTTGAAGATTCTTATGGAACGCGAGGCGATCTGCCTGTTCCTTCTTGATATCATGCAGAATGTATCCGGGAACGCTGATCTTTCCAAATTTTACTGAAAATGGGCGGATGTAACATGCTTCTCCATGGTAATACCTGATATTTGCCGGGTGATCCATCTGTTCACCCCAGTTGAGCACATGTGATGCAACCGGTCCATAGGAGGCATCAGTCCGGGTGATAAACTGGCAACTGGCATGAATCAGTCTCATCATCAGGGATGGAGAGAGGTAATCCCAGTGGGGAACAATCACTCCTCCGGGAATATTGCCATAGCAGACCCTATCGATGCTATCCTCGATCACAGCACGCTGGACCTGAAAAGCCTCAAACCCGGCAAGGGTTTTTTTGATGGGATCATACTGAATCCGAACTCCAAGTTCACGCTCAAGCATCTCCTCATAATAGAGTCCACTCCCTTTCTCCCTCATAAGTTCAGGGATATCGTGGAGTCGCAGAGTGAAGAGAACCCGCTGATCAGAAAGGTCATTTACAGAAGAGAACATCTGCGAGAAGAGTTCTGCAACCGGGCGGTCGGATATCTTCTGTAGTAATAACATCAGGTTCTCTTCATCAAAGTCTGCTTCGGGAATAAGTTTGGATAGATATGTGCTCTCAAGCCATGTGTTGAGGTTCGCTGGCGGAGATGGATAATATAACCGGTTGATAGCAAGCAGAACAACCGACGATGCTTCATCAGGAGAACAGATAGAGAGCAGTGACTCAAGAATCTTATATTCTTTTACGGCCCAGTATGCGGGTAGATACTCACCGAAATCATAAATCTGCCCTGATTTTCCCCCCCGTTCTTTTTTAACCGGCTCCCCATCGATATTTTTACCCAGGTATTTTGTCTTCTGTCGCCATTTGCCGGTTTCTGGATCATAGTAGGGAGTAACCTCATAGAGGTATTCTTTTCCTTTTATGACCTTGGTCCTGACAAATGGCTTCATGATATGGAGATTAGGGTCATCAAGTTAGGCAGTGTATTGTTGAGATAGCCGATATTATTTGAAATTTTTTCAATTGAGGATTAATTTTTCGTGGATATGGTGACTAATATTTTAACTGAAAATATTTATCCCCCATCTTATTTATAGGTGATACGGCTATCATGACCTTGAATAATATTGATCTATCACAGATTGATGCCTATGAGGCAGAAATCAAAATAAATCGCGATGAAGCTAAGTTTACAACAAAATTGGAAGGGGCATGGTGCTTTGAAGAGGGTGGCCCTCAGTTCACAGCAAATGCAAAGGTAAAAAATGGCGTAGTATCCTTCTCTCTTTCACATCCTAATTTTGCCGGGCCCGGACCATGCCCAAGTCCGATGTCATTTGGGCTATTCTGGATTGCCGGTTGCGCAAGTGCGACATTCATGTCTTCTGCTGAGAAGAAGAATATCAAAATCTCTTCCCTGAAGACAACGATAGAGGCTGATCTCAACTATCTGCAGCAGTTCAACCTTTCTGATGAACCACTGGTGTCGGCTTATCGTATTGTATTCTCTGTACGTTCTGATGCATCAGAAGAAGAGATTGAAGAGTTACGCCTCGCAGCTCTGAATGGATGTATGGCGATGTATACCGTTCGAAATGCAGTTCCTCTCGATCTTTCTGTGAAAAAGGAGTAAGGTACCTATGAAATTATCTGGAAGTTGCCTTGAAGGCAAGAATGGCCCATTCATCCTGGGAGTTATTATCGGAGTCCTTGCAGCAGTTGTTCAGGGATTGACAATTTCTGCAGGAGGTCCTGAGGCGTATGGGTTTTGTGCTCTCTGCCACACCCGTGATCTCGTGAACGGGTTGCTCAACATCGGGTTAGGCACTAACCTTGGTCTTGCTGCGGTATCAAAAGCTGCTGTCCTTCCGGTGATGAGCATGGTTGGAGTACTTATCGGGGGATTTGTCGCAGCAAAGCTGAGTCGGGAATACCGGGTCAAGTCTGCATCGGTAAAGGATATTATCATCTACTTCATTGGTGGCGTTCTCCTGATGCAGTTCGGGCTTCTCCTTGGAGCATGTCCATACCGGGCAGCAATCAGATTCGCGTATGGGGATCTTGTCGCCCTGGTTGGGATTATTGGTATTGTCATAGGAGTGTGGATATCCCTGTATCTCATTCAGCGATCTTCCAGGGGAGGTGTTTAAATGGCAGGATGGATCTCCAAGGACCTTGCTGTAATACTTGTCCCGATCATAACGCTCATTGTCGGGTGTATTATTGGATACCTTGCACAGAGAACAGGTTTCTGTGCAATTGGAGGATTCAGGGATTACATTCTCTTCAGACATACGCGGCTTCTGAAAGGATTTTTCTCAATAATTATCAGTGCATTTGTCGCGTACCTGCTCCTGCATGCTATTACTGCAGGTGCTTTTGAACACTTTCCCTGGGCATTAACGAGTGGCATCCTCTCACCAGTCCCGGGAGCCCCAGCTGATCTTTCAGCAGCTGCATATCTGATCCTTGCCCTGATTGGTGGAATTGGAATGGGAGTTATTGGAGTATATCTTGGTGGTTGCCCGCTTCGTCAGTTTGTGATGACAACCGAAGGAAATATGAAGTCACTCTGGTTTGTTGTGGGCATGGCCGTAGGGAGTGTGCTTTTTTATCTCATCACTATGGGACT
This window encodes:
- the scmF gene encoding SynChlorMet cassette radical SAM/SPASM protein ScmF, whose amino-acid sequence is MEKAESIKTEVKKTIPPLKTLYFYLTGDCNMACRHCWIAPTFENSDRSQMYLPFELFTKVVREGKEMGISGIKLTGGEPFIHPDIINILQFIRDNELTLTIESNGVALTPNLADLIRSCRRPFISISIDGSRESHEWMRGVKGSFERVSQGVRCLVETGVHPQVIMAVSKRNQHEIAVLARYAQDLGACSVKYNFVTPTSRGETMGEEDGVIPVSEQVSLARWIKDDLQKEMKIDLMTNLPMAFSGLSSILGPQGNCGRCGIFSIVGILSDGRYALCGIGTSISELCFGHVSTDSLKNIWEETGVLGTIRNSLPKDLKGICSHCLVKKICLGHCIANNYYTYRDLMAGHKFCEEAFREGVFPMTRYCEGGVE
- a CDS encoding OsmC family protein, with translation MTLNNIDLSQIDAYEAEIKINRDEAKFTTKLEGAWCFEEGGPQFTANAKVKNGVVSFSLSHPNFAGPGPCPSPMSFGLFWIAGCASATFMSSAEKKNIKISSLKTTIEADLNYLQQFNLSDEPLVSAYRIVFSVRSDASEEEIEELRLAALNGCMAMYTVRNAVPLDLSVKKE
- a CDS encoding YeeE/YedE thiosulfate transporter family protein: MKLSGSCLEGKNGPFILGVIIGVLAAVVQGLTISAGGPEAYGFCALCHTRDLVNGLLNIGLGTNLGLAAVSKAAVLPVMSMVGVLIGGFVAAKLSREYRVKSASVKDIIIYFIGGVLLMQFGLLLGACPYRAAIRFAYGDLVALVGIIGIVIGVWISLYLIQRSSRGGV
- a CDS encoding YeeE/YedE thiosulfate transporter family protein, whose amino-acid sequence is MAGWISKDLAVILVPIITLIVGCIIGYLAQRTGFCAIGGFRDYILFRHTRLLKGFFSIIISAFVAYLLLHAITAGAFEHFPWALTSGILSPVPGAPADLSAAAYLILALIGGIGMGVIGVYLGGCPLRQFVMTTEGNMKSLWFVVGMAVGSVLFYLITMGLVKGILKIAGL